From the genome of Candidatus Hydrogenedentota bacterium:
AGGGGAATCGCCATGCGGTGTCGGAGTGTGCTATGGATTCTTGCTGGATTTCCTGGCTTGGTCTTGTGTGGTTTTCTCGCCGGTCCCGCGTGGGGCGAACAGCGCCCGTCGCTTGACCTGGACGGCGCATGGTCGTTCCGGATGGACCCGCGGAACGCCGGCGAGTCCGAGCAGTGGTTCGCTGGTTCGACGGCCTTCGCGGACACGATCCAGGTGCCAGGCGCGTGGGAAGCCCAGGGATTCGGCGGCGAGACCGACAAACTGCGCCACCATTTCATTGGCAAAGGCTGGTACAAGCGCCAGGTCGACGTGCCCGCCGCATGGGCGGGGCGCCGGGTGTTCCTGTGCTTCGGCGGCGTGCATCGTTACGCGTCCGTGTGGGTGAACGGCGTGTTCCTGGGAGAGCACATCGGTTGCCTCTCGCCCTTCGAGTTCGATATTTCCGACCATGCCGCACCGGGCACGCAGGCCGTGATCGCCGTCCGTGTCGATTCCGAACAACGTTGGGATATCGACACGATGATCGGCGCCTGGGACATCATCGACTACATGGACACGTACTGGGGCGGCATCTGGGGACATGTGAGCATCGAGGCCCGCAGCACCGCGCACCTGGAAGGTCTGTTCGTCGAGCCCAGCATCGACCCACCGCGATGCCGCGTGTCCGCAACGGTCAAGGGCGCGCCGCCGTCGGGCACCGCGCTGTCCGTGGAGGTCCGCGACAAGGACGGAAACGCCGTTGGCCGAGCGGAGGCCACGCGGGAATCGCCGCTGGGCGCGGTTGAGATTACGGTCCCGGGCGCATTGCTCTGGACGCCCGACACGCCGCACCTGTACACGGCCCGGTTGTCGCTCGCCGATGGCGGCACAGAGATCGATTCCGTCACGACGCGTTTTGGTTTTCGGTGGATCACGGTCGATGGGCCGCGCTTGTTGCTGAACGGGCAGCCGTTCTTCTTGCGCGGTTACGGCGACGACGCCATCTACCCGGAGACGATGGCCGCGCCGTCCTGCGAGGCGGTCTACCGCAGGAAGATCGCCATAGCGCGGGAATACGGCTTCAATCACGTCCGGCATCACAGCCACTTCCTGCNNNNNNNNNNNNNNNNNNNNNNNNNNNNNNNNNNNNNNNNNNNNNNNNNNNNNNNNNNNNNNNNNNNNNNNNNNNNNNNNNNNNNNNNNNNNNNNNNNNNTACGGCGACGACGCCATCTACCCGGAGACGATGGCCGCGCCGTCCTGCGAGGCGGTCTACCGCAGGAAGATCGCCATAGCGCGGGAATACGGCTTCAATCACGTCCGGCATCACAGCCACTTCCTGCCTCCCGAGTATTACGACGTGTGCGACGAACTCGGCATGCTCGTGTCGCCCGAACTGCCGATTGGGTATCAGCAGTTCTACAACCGGGCGAAGGGGCCCGCGCTCGAACTCTATAAGACCGAGTGGGCCGCGGCGATTCGCAGGTTCCGCAATCACCCTTCGATTCTGGACTGGTGCATGGGTAATGAAATGTACGACAGCGTGCCCATCGCGCCCGACCTCTACCGTATCGCCAGAGGACTCGACACCACGCGGCCGGTCGTCGACTCCGACGGCCTGCCGGCGACAGGGTTCATCGATGGCACGCGCGACCGCGACACGCTGGACCTCTACTTCGTGCAGTTTGACGTGTTTCAAACGCCGCTCGACAAGCCGCGGATGTATGCGTGCCCCGCGCCGTTGAAGCCGGTCATTTCACACGAAACCGGGAACTACGTCACCTTCCCCCGCCTCGACCAGATCGAATTGTTCCAGCACAATTTCATCCCGTTCTGGCTCATTGCGGCACGCGAAAAGGTGGCGCGGATGGGCCTGCTCGACGAAGTCCCGCGCTGGGCGGAAAACTCCGAGAAGCTTTACACGCTCCTGCGCAAGATTGACATCGAAACACTGCGGAAGAGCCCCAATATCTCCGGTTACCACTGGTGGTTGCTCCAGGATTACTGGACCACCTCGAACGGGATCATCGACACCTATTTCCGGGCGAAGCCCGGCGTCGATCGCGCATCCGTCCTGCAATTCAACAATGACGTCGTGCTGCTCGAAGACGGGCTCAACGCCACCGGCCGGGGCGGCGAACGCATTCAATCCAGACTGCTCGTATCGAACTTCGGCTCTTCCGAGTTGACCGATTCGATACTCTCATGGACCGTATCGGCGGAAACCGGCGCGGTCGCGCAGGGCTCGCAGGCCGTTCCATCCGCCCCGGTGGGCGCGCTCGTGGAACTCGCGAGCATCGAGGCGCCATTGCCGGATGTCGACGCACCCGCGCGCATCGAGGTCAGGGCCGAACTGGCCACGACGGAACGCATCATCTCAAACGCGTGGTCCACGTGGGTCTTCCCCGCGCGCGTGGCGCGACCGGTTGCGCCGCTCTTCGCCTCATCCGAATTACTGCCGTGGCTGCAGATGTTCGGCGCGCAGCCGCTGCCGGCGGAGAAGCCGTATCCCGCGGCGGCGGTCTACGTCAGCAACCAGTTGACGCCGGAGTTGACCGGGGCCGTGCTCGCGGGCGCGTCGCTGCTGTTGTACAAGCCGGTGCAATTCCTGCCCGCGGCGCCGGCGCGGTTCAAGACGGCCTGGTGGCTCGGCAACGAGGGCGACAATAACGCGGGCACGGTGGTCTACGATCACCCAGCGACGCGCGCCATGGCGCCCGACGGCTGGTGCGACACCGGGTGGTACCGGCTGCTCGAGGATTGCGAAGGCTATATTCTCAACGACGCTCCCGAGCAGCCGGAAGTGCTGGTGCGCGGCATCGAGGTTGCCTGCGTCTGCCGCAACAAGGCGATGTTGTTCCAGGCCGCCGCGGGCCAGGGCTGCGTCATCGTCTGCGGCCTGAACCTGGACGCGAGCCTGCCCGACGGGGCGCCCTGTCCCGCCGCCGATTGGCTCACGGCCTCGATCCTTCAATATGCCGCCACGTTTCCTGATCCGGCCGCGGCATTTTCCGAGTCCTTCCTGCGCGAACGCGCCGTGGAGGCGCTTCCGTTCGGCGCGCCGTTCGTGGAAGGCTTCGCGCGGCTCCGGCGCAACGATGGAGAGAGCAGCGCCTGGTTCACCTACCGCGAGGCAAGCGCCCTCACCGAGGTCGTCCGGCAGACCGAAGCCGGGCACGCCGTCGAATGGGAAACGGCGCCCATGCCGGCGTCCATCCCGGGGGGCGCGGTGACGCTGGTGTTCGCGGGCGGGCTTGGCTGGATTTCGCAGCCGGAATCTGGCGGTTTCGCGCTGAGCGTCAACGGTGAAGACGTGCTGCATTTCGACGTGTGCCGCGGGCGCGGCCTGTGGCGCGACGCGTCCAGCGGCGTCACGCTCGCGCTGGCGCCGCGGCGCAGCACCTCCGAGGACACGGCGGGGCTGTTCTACCTGGGCGTGCCTCGCGAACGGGTCCAACCCGGCCAGCCGTGCCTCATCACCGTGACTTCGCTCGGTTCCGGAAGCCAGCGGTGGTTTGCCCTGCATCCGTATACGGACGTGCTTCGGGGCCCGCGCGGCAATCGGTAAACACACGGATTGAGGCCAGGGTCACTCCGATTCCGCGATGACTTCGACGACCTTTCCGATCTGCAGCGTCGCGGGATGAAAGAGACGCGGCCCGCCCTCGCCGCCAAGGCAATACAACGTGTCGCCGACGCTTCCCGCGCTCGGGATCGAGGTCTGTTCGAGCAGCGGGTCCGCCGTGCCGAGGCGGCCGCTCCGGGTGTCGTATACCAGCACGGTCTTCTCGAAGAAAGACTCCCAGGCGCGCGATTGTTCTTCGGCGGTGCGGGCATCGGTCACCGAACCGTCCGGATGCCAAGTCTTCGGATACTTGTATCCGGCAATGAGCAGGATGTAACGGTCCTCATAGACCAGCGCGCGCCTGTTTGCGCCGTGCGGCAAGTCGCGCAGGCGCGCCCATCCGTCGCTTTCGGGGTTGTACTCCCAACAGTCCACGGCGTTGTAGTATGCGTACGGAGATTTCGCCAACGGCGCGAAGATGCCGCCCAACTGGTAAATCTTTCCCCCCGCCGCCGCCACGCCGGAGTCGAATTTCGGGACGCCAGGGCAGTCGGCCAGCCGCTTCCAGCCCGCGCCGATGCAGGTCGTGTCCAGCACAAGCAGCGCGCTGCCGACGGGGTCGCCGTTGCGGCCTGCTTCTGAATGGAAATCGGGGCCGTCCGCGCCGGGCCCTTGAAAGAAATCGGCCACGCCAAGCAGGTAGACCTTGTTTCCGATCACAGCCGTGCTGCATGCGCTGCCGTACACCGGCCACGGCAGCCGCGCATCCGGCAGCTCCTCCCAGACCCACCGGTCTCCATCTTTCCGCAACCGGCACACGTCAGAATAGGTGCATGGTTCGGCGTAGTTGATGCCGCCCATCGCGTACAGCGCGCCATTGACGACTGCCACCGCCGCGCCCTGGCGCGCGGGGCCGGGCATGTCCGCGAGCCGCCGCCATCCCGCGGATTCGTCTTCGGGGCAGAACGCGAATGTCAGACGTGTAAAGCCGGAAACCTCGCCGCCGAAGGCGTCGGGATGCTGTCTGCAAATATCCAAAGGGTGCCGCGTGAAACCGCCCGCCGACACGACCATGCCATCCACACATCCGGCCGCGGAGTCCTGAATGCCCATCGGATAGTCCGGGCCAAGCCGCCACTCAATGCGGAGCATCGGTTGGAGTTCGTCCGGATTTGACGCCGCGAAACCCTGGGCAAGCAAAACACGCGCCAGCGCGAGCAGTGCCGCGGCCATGAGCAGTCTGTGCGCACTCAATGCTATTACCCTCCGTCTTCCAAGTAAATCCGGGACCACAGGTGCCGGTTTCGCATGCCGCGCGGCGGACGCCGCAGTCAACCGGAATGCGGAAACGGGCGGTGCCGCCTTCTTCAATGCCCGCCAATCAGTCCCGCCTTGGCGAGCAGTTCACCCACGACTTCGATGGAAGCCTCCGCGCACTCCTCGCCGTGGGCCGCCGTGGCTTCCCGGGGATCTTCTCCGCCGACTCCTTGCGGCGTTTCGTCCCTGGATTCCGGCAGCCGCGACAGGTCCACCAGGTCGGGCCGGTAGTGCAACATCAGCGAGGTTTCGTTGCGCGCGGCATGGTCCGTCTGGCTTTTCCACCGCTGCAGTACGCCTTTCGTCACGCCCAGCAGTTGCATGCCGTAGCGGGCTTCCCGTTCGGGAATGGCGGCGACCCAGGACCAGCGCGACGGGCCGTGCCCGTCGGCGAACACCGCGCGGAACCCGGCGCGTTTCAACTGGTCGAGGATGGCGTCCACGATTTGGAGGTGCAGTCCCTGAGAAACCCAGTAGCAGCTTCCGTCCAGTTTCCGGGGCGGAACGGTTGAG
Proteins encoded in this window:
- a CDS encoding creatininase family protein gives rise to the protein MVKVRYAELLPNEFRSRLAQCPVAYLPLGTLEWHGEHLPLGADAIQSEELMVRCARRFGGIVMPPIHLGPDRARPADDGTMLVGMDYADSTVPPRKLDGSCYWVSQGLHLQIVDAILDQLKRAGFRAVFADGHGPSRWSWVAAIPEREARYGMQLLGVTKGVLQRWKSQTDHAARNETSLMLHYRPDLVDLSRLPESRDETPQGVGGEDPREATAAHGEECAEASIEVVGELLAKAGLIGGH